The following proteins are encoded in a genomic region of Glycine soja cultivar W05 chromosome 17, ASM419377v2, whole genome shotgun sequence:
- the LOC114393652 gene encoding transcription factor bHLH74-like, producing the protein MGGQENAMGGFQHGNESILTCPPTSGLSGPNVNVSEMAISSVSMAKPSNVVANPFLASSTWDPLVSLSQAQTFGGSSMVSHNEFVNANSSYPLVLDNQGGISNTSHLVQYMSDSNLGGIVPKVHSYASGGFSEMVGSGSFCQHGSGDMADTGYPTHYNPIKEAPIINGEQSQVEDSIPEEEAPGSAPSGNRRKRGLDHNSTFSPNKNAEGDAVKDSPGKASDGSKEHEKRPKVEQNNGADVRGKQSVKQAKDNNNSQSGEAPKENFIHVRARRGQATNSHSLAERVRREKISERMRLLQELVPGCNKITGKAVMLDEIINYVQSLQQQVEFLSMKLATVNPELNFDVDRILSKDILQSRIGHGIGAYGPGINSSHTFPNGSFHGTLAGMSSTSSQFPPLPQNVLDHEFQSFYGIGYDSNTALDNLGPNGRLKTEL; encoded by the exons ATGGGGGGTCAAGAAAATGCAATGGGGGGGTTTCAACATGGAAATGAGAGCATTCTGACTTGTCCACCAACTTCTGGTCTCAGTGGTCCAAATGTTAATGTTTCAGAAATGGCTATTAGTTCTGTGTCTATGGCCAAGCCTTCAAATGTTGTAGCTAACCCTTTTCTCGCTTCTTCCACTTGGGATCCACTTGTTTCCTTGAGCCAGGCTCAAACTTTTGGAGGCTCTTCAATGGTTTCTCATAATGAGTTTGTCAATGCCAACTCATCTTACCCTCTTGTTTTGGATAACCAGGGGGGGATAAGCAACACTTCCCACCTTGTTCAATACATGTCTGACTCAAATCTTGGGGGTATAGTCCCCAAGGTTCATTCCTATGCAAGTGGGGGATTCTCAGAAATGGTTGGTTCTGGCTCTTTTTGCCAACATGGGTCTGGTGATATGGCTGACACAGGGTATCCAACGCATTATAATCCAATCAAGGAGGCTCCAATTATTAATGGTGAACAATCTCAGGTTGAGGACTCAATTCCTGAAGAGGAAGCACCAGGATCTGCACCTAGTGGGAATAGAAGAAAGAGAGGGCTTGATCATAATTCCACCTTCAGTCCAAATAAG AATGCTGAGGGTGATGCTGTGAAAGATTCTCCTGGGAAGGCCTCTGATGGTTCAAAAGAACACGAAAAGAGACCAAAAGTGGAGCAGAATAATGGCGCAGATGTGCGTGGCAAGCAATCAGTGAAGCAAGCTAAAGACAACAATAATTCTCAAAGTGGAGAAGCTCCCAAAGAAAATTTCATTCACGTGAGAGCTAGAAGAGGTCAAGCCACTAACAGCCACAGCCTTGCAGAAAGA GTGAGAAGAGAAAAGATTAGTGAGCGAATGAGGTTGCTTCAAGAACTTGTTCCAGGATGCAACAAG ATAACTGGCAAAGCTGTAATGCTTGATGAGATAATAAACTACGTGCAATCACTTCAGCAACAGGTTGAG TTTCTGTCCATGAAACTTGCCACAGTGAACCCAGAACTGAACTTTGATGTAGACAGGATCCTATCCAAGGAT ATTCTCCAATCACGCATAGGACATGGAATTGGTGCATATGGTCCTGGTATCAATTCCTCTCACACCTTCCCCAATGGAAGTTTCCATGGAACATTGGCTGGCATGTCTAGTACATCCTCACAATTCCCTCCTTTGCCACAG AATGTTTTGGACCATGAGTTCCAAAGCTTCTATGGAATTGGATACGATTCTAATACAGCACTTGACAACTTGGGACCCAATG GGCGGTTGAAAACAGAGTTATAG
- the LOC114392524 gene encoding AP2-like ethylene-responsive transcription factor ANT yields the protein MKSMNDSNTVDDGNNHNNWLGFSLSPHMKMDVVTSSTTTGPHHPHQHHHHHHYYHHPHEASAAACNNNNNTVPTNFYMSPSHLNTSGICYGVGENSAFHTPLAMMPLKSDGSLCIMEALTRSQTQMMVPTSSPKLEDFLGGATMGAQDYGTHEREAMALSLDSIYYSNQNAEPETNRDHSSSLDLLSDHFRHQTHHHPYYSGLGIYQVEEEETKEQPHVAVCSSQMPQVVEGSIACFKNWVPTREYSSSSTQQNLEQHQVNSSSSGGLGEDNNVAYGNVGVGSSVGCGELQSLSLSMSPGSQSSCVTVPTQISSSGTDSVAVDAKKRGSSKLGQKQPVHRKSIDTFGQRTSQYRGVTRHRWTGRYEAHLWDNSCKKEGQTRKGRQVYLGGYDMEEKAARAYDLAALKYWGPSTHINFPLENYQTQLEEMKNMSRQEYVAHLRRKSSGFSRGASMYRGVTRHHQHGRWQARIGRVAGNKDLYLGTFSTQEEAAEAYDVAAIKFRGVNAVTNFDISRYDVERIMASNTLLAGELARRNKNSEPRTEAIEYNVVSSQQVISNREEVHETVNNNNNNNSENGSSSDWKMSLYHHQQQSNNCDQKTIKCENYNRGGAAFSVSLQDLIGIDSVGSSQGMMDESTKIGTHFSNPSSLVTSLSSSREGSPDKMGPTLLFPKPPMGSKIVTSPTVANGVTVGSWFPSQMRPVSMSHLPVFAAWSDA from the exons atGAAGTCCATGAATGATAGTAACACCGTTGATGATGGGAACAATCATAATAACTGGTTGGGATTCTCTCTCTCACCCCACATGAAAATGGATGTTGTTACTTCTTCTACTACCACTGGTCCTCATCATCCCCACCAacaccaccatcatcatcacTACTATCATCACCCTCACGAGGCTTCTGCTGCAGcttgcaacaacaacaacaacactgtTCCCACTAACTTCTATATGTCACCCTCACACCTCAACACCTCTGGAATATGTTATGGTGTTGGAGAAAACAGTGCCTTTCACACTCCTTTGGCCATGATGCCTCTCAAGTCAGATGGGTCACTTTGCATTATGGAGGCTCTAACAAGATCACAAACCCAAA tgATGGTGCCAACTTCATCTCCAAAACTTGAGGACTTCCTAGGTGGTGCAACTATGGGGGCTCAAGACTATGGAACCCATGAGAGAGAAGCAATGGCTCTAAGCCTAGACAGTATCTACTACAGCAACCAGAATGCTGAACCTGAAACCAACAGGGaccattcatcttctcttgaccTTCTTTCTGACCATTTCAGGCACCAAACCCATCATCACCCATATTACTCAGGACTTGGGATTTACCaagtggaggaagaagaaaccaAGGAACAACCACACGTTGCAGTTTGCAGCTCCCAAATGCCTCAAGTGGTTGAAGGCAGCATTGCTTGCTTCAAAAACTGGGTGCCAACAAGGGAatactcttcttcttccactcAGCAGAATCTGGAGCAGCATCAAGTGAATAGTAGTAGCAGTGGTGGCCTTGGAGAGGATAATAATGTAGCTTATGGGAATGTTGGTGTTGGTAGTAGTGTTGGTTGTGGTGAGTTACAGTCTTTGAGTTTGTCTATGAGTCCTGGTTCTCAATCAAGCTGTGTCACTGTTCCAACTCAGATCTCATCTTCTGGAACTGACTCAGTTGCTGTGGATGCCAAAAAGAGAGGCTCTTCTAAGCTTGGACAGAAGCAACCTGTGCATAGGAAATCCATCGACACATTTGGTCAAAGAACTTCTCAGTATAGAGGTGTCACAAG GCATAGATGGACTGGTAGATATGAAGCACATTTGTGGGATAACAGTTGCAAGAAGGAAGGGCAAACAAGGAAAGGACGACAAG TGTATTTGG GTGGTTATGATATGGAAGAGAAAGCTGCAAGGGCTTATGATCTTGCGGCTCTCAAGTATTGGGGACCTTCAACACACATAAACTTCCCG CTAGAAAATTACCAAACTCAACTTGAAGAAATGAAGAATATGAGTAGGCAGGAATACGTGGCCCACTTGAGAAG AAAGAGTAGTGGGTTTTCAAGGGGTGCCTCAATGTACAGAGGAGTGACAAG GCACCACCAACATGGCAGGTGGCAAGCAAGGATAGGCAGAGTTGCAGGAAATAAGGACCTTTATCTTGGGACATTCA GCACTCAAGAGGAAGCAGCTGAAGCATATGATGTAGCTGCAATCAAATTTCGTGGGGTGAATGCTGTCACCAACTTTGACATATCAAGATACGACGTTGAGAGAATAATGGCCAGCAACACCCTTCTAGCTGGAGAGCTAGctagaagaaacaagaacagtGAGCCAAGAACCGAGGCCATAGAGTACAATGTTGTGTCAAGCCAACAAGTCATAAGCAACAGGGAAGAAGTTCACGAGACtgtgaacaacaacaacaataataatagtgaAAATGGTTCATCATCAGATTGGAAGATGAGTTTGTATCATCATCAGCAACAGTCAAACAACTGTGACCAGAAAACCATCAAGTGTGAAAATTATAATAGAGGTGGTGCTGCTTTCTCTGTGTCCCTACAAGATCTCATTGGGATTGACTCAGTAGGATCTAGCCAAGGCATGATGGATGAGTCTACTAAGATAGGGACTCATTTTTCAAACCCTTCCTCGCTGGTCACCAGTTTAAGCAGCTCAAGGGAAGGTAGCCCTGATAAAATGGGCCCCACTTTGCTCTTTCCAAAGCCTCCAATGGGGTCAAAGATTGTTACTAGCCCTACTGTTGCCAATGGTGTCACTGTTGGCTCTTGGTTTCCCTCTCAAATGAGGCCAGTCTCAATGTCTCACTTGCCAGTTTTTGCTGCTTGGAGTGATGCCTAG